The DNA segment atgtcagttttataattaaaagtgaaaaaaaattagaaaatgttttctcaaCTAGCCTGATGCAAACTTTTATCATGCAACTTGTGTTTAACATACCAACAAGCAAGACAAGGTCATTTGCATCAAGTCCAACATTGCCAAAGAGTGTTAGTTGGGTAGTGAGGTTGTGAAAAGGAGCAGGAAGGCTGCGTAACGGATCTGCTGCTCTAGAGATGAACCCATCCCTTCGTCCTGTTGGAACATTCCAATAGGGTCCACCCTGCAAACCCATGTCAATCATCACAAAACAAGAACCTGACTCATTTCTATTCTATATAAGAAAGCATAGAGAAAACATAGCACAaacatgagtttttttttagaatgatGATAATGAAAGTCAAACTTAAATTTCATGCATCTATTCTAACTTCTACCATCAGGCCAACCCTAGTGTGTAACACACAAACACGAATTTAATACAACATGGACAATTTTAAGGacagaataaatttttaaaattatatggcCACTAATATAGCATATGATATtgatataacaaattaaaagggaaaaaaatgatgttttaaaaataaaaaaaattgttattataaatattcatcatccctcccccataacttcgcatagcgaagagcctctgggcaaagaaagttttttgttattataaatattataaggtGTTATAGTTTAtctcaatttaaatatatttttcatcctagtaaatatcttgatttttgcttttaatttatataattacttaTGTAATTAGTTTTCCGTTTATGATATATGTAATGAAATAACCTTTCATTCTTAGTCATTTCTTTACAAAACGCTAATATAACTCCATCAAGAGTCGTCATATTGCAACTCTACGTCACAAAAATACTTATACTACAATGCTTGACGGAGCCATGTAAGTGGTTTGTGATGAAGATTGGTagaaaaaggacaaaaaaaaaaatagaaagtttgGGATATTCAAACTATTTGTGAAGTACATATAGTAAAATTTTCAACAGAAGTACAACACAATATGAATTTTCCATACaaataagattaaatttaactattatttattatattcttaattataaaattctttcaattaattGAGAGTTTAAAAGATGAAGTAAGTACTTACAGTGGCATGAATAGAGTCTCTGGCAGTCAAAGCCAAGATATCAGCACAAGAGACTACACCAGGGCATTCAGCTTCAACAAGCCTCTTTATTGCTTCAATGAAGCCAAAGCCTCGGAGTGTAAGATTTGGAATAGCGTCCTTTTCAGCTTGATTCCCTGGTGTTGAGTCCACAAGCACTGATCCATCACAACCctgaaattaatattaatatatatacactaCACGTTAATTAATGTTACCTCCTCATCAGTTTAACAAAATAGTCATCAATTAACTAGAAAATGAAACCATAAATATGTGCATACATTGACAAAACAATCATGGAAGTGCAATCTTATGAGAGCAGCTGCTAGTGATGGAGCATTGTGGATATGCTCAACAACGTACTTCAGAATTATTTGCTCAGCCTTTGGACAACTTTTGGCATAGAAACCAAGCTGCAATTGAGCTTGAGTTGATCCAATTAGTGCTATAAGGCAAATAATCAAAGCCTTGAAGTAACTCTGGCTACCCATTTGTGCTTATTTGGATGAGACCTTAATTGCCAGAGAACTATATATAGAGGATATAAAAGCTCAGAAACTTCTTGCAAGAAGCAACTTCATTTCTATGGTTGAATTAAGACAGTGCTAGTTATTTATAGTCCTCAGCTTGTGTTACAACTAACGGGGCAAACTATAGAGATGGTCCATGCAGCATGTGACGTACATGttactttaccttatctttcaatttaaaaatgttagtagtctaataaaaaaattgagaacttATATTTATACAACAAATTCGTACAAttctttttataacaaaaagatAAGAAGAGAAATTAAAGTGTGTGCTAATATATAAAACAGAtgtgatgaagaagaagaatgaaaaaaatatataaaaacttcgtaccccattgcccggaggctcttcgctatgcgaaggtacgggggagggatgttgtacgcagccttacccttgcatatacaaagagactgtttccggattcgaacccatgaccaacaagtcaccaagacacttgtttgtaaaaaaatgttgtaagaaaatattatatgaatgcatctctaaaaattaattagttagttGGGCATGTCTATCAATCCATTTTTAAACTTggcatatatataacatattccACCGgtcatattaatttaatttgtcgTCCGATTGTTTGTAtaatagtaaaattttaaagagtTTCTTGCGGTGGTTAACTCTAATGTACAAGGAATTGATGTGAACTTCCTAACAGCAAATATAATTACTGTTCAGAAACAGGTTTTAAGGAGGATTTTAAGAATGAATAATTGACTTGCTTGCTATATATGTGAGGCTACATACATGCTTTATCCTGTAGTACACTTGAGCTGTCCattgttgaaattaaattaacggTATCTTCTTGCAGCCACCTATGGACAAATTGTTTGGATATAAGTCATTAGAACGTGGCACATGAATTATAGAGTGGGTGAAGCACAGTTGCATGGTTCTAATCATTATGATTATAATATAAACACTTAAACACTAGATAACGATAAAGATAGAGACAAATTGATAGTCGTCCGTGAAGTACTTTTGAAAGACAGAGTAAGGGTATGTTTGGGTGAACACATTAAttattaaggatttttttagtAAGTATTATTGTCATATAAGCATTTATATAtaggttatttttataattaaagagaaaataagattaaattgtttttcatataaattataagttgcttttataaattatatatcctAAAAAGCTTATTAAAATAAACGGAAAACAACTTatagatatatcatatatatatttttttcaatagctTCTATGAATACTTATATCATAAGATAAAGtcaaataaattgtaaatacaTTCTTTGAAACGAACCCTAAATCCCATATATGTACTACTAGAAGGTATTGAGTGATCTTGAGAACAGCAGTACtataaagagaaaggaaaaaaagaagtcaTCATAAAGATACTGTCTTAAACTTATGTTGAAAATAATcacttacttttaatttttttaataaaaataacgaCTATTACTTCgaaatgaattgattttaacataTGCTTAATTTGTAAGTGCATGTTATGTAAACGTTGAAAAGTTGAGATTGCTTTGCTGGGATCTCATCTCAAGACACGTGCAAGTTAAGTTGACTATGTCTATAAGCAATTAAGCATTGCAATGAAAAGGTTTAAAATAACAAGTCAAAACTATGTAAAGGGAGATTGTTATGGCTAATGTTGTGGAGAGAAAATCGTAACGTGGGCGTGACCAACATTACTTGCTTAACTGATCGACCAGCCTCCACTATGACTTGGAATTTCTCatcattacaaatttataaTGCATGGTATCTATTTctctttttgtataaaaaatatctatttatctttcgggtatttttttaagaagaaaaactcATTTAACGTTATgtgattaattataatataagtaGGTTTTGAACCATCCGGCTGGAAAACCAATAATAGAAGTGTTTGCATCTTTCAGGCTTGATGTGTGAAAGGTTGTGAATTGTTTCATTGGTACGTGGATCGACTAACTAATAGAAGCACTAATACATTCCAAACTTGACGCTTGAAGGACTATGAACTAGCTTGTTGGTAGGTCGACTACTGAAAGTGTGAGTTCTTTGAGAGTCCTAGATGGATCAATGAAGATGCTCTCACTTTAATTGCTAATAACATCCACAATAAAATAATGTTCTTTAGctgcttttaactttttttaataaacttaaacTTAATCTTTAGTGAAacctatttaaataaatttatttcaataatgtttcttttattttgaatgaaCTTGAGTATCCCTTAGTTGAAAATCAATAACTAATTCATCAAAAGTATTGAGATTCATTTATGAGATTCACATTaactttcaataaatattttcaataatgtGCTAAAGAGGAGGTCAATCCCAAGTCTAATGTCTTCTATAACTGTGGAGGGTGAGTGTTATCTTTGAATCTTCATTGATTAATATATCCTTGTTAGTCCTTTCATATGAATTTATGTGATTTAATGAGTTAATGGAGTCCGTCACATGATTAACACATAAGTTAGTCCATCAATCATGCATTGATCCACATGATTTTTAAAACACGAGAACTATAAATTAATTTGGACCATACAAAATCAAATGATAATTgtcaagattaaaaaatatttaataattacatgATCGCTTTAAAATGttatgataatttttcttttaatctttatcATTCAAATAAGATCTAATGATCTATATTTGTGGTTCTTACTTCTCAAAATAAAAGTGTTCTCCTCACCCTTCCCAATGTATGTTTtgtgtataataatttaaattgttcattataaattcgaatatatttaattaattatcataatatttaactagaatataatttatatattaaaaatatttatatattataaatattagtcatttaaaatgtatatttattcTACATAATGCACATGATAAAATATTAGTTCTAATatagaaaaatagataaaattatttaagtattttgggtaaaaaataatttaatatttgaaaaaataaaataacatttttctatTTACACAATTCGTATTGAGTATTAAAATAAgtgtataattatataatttataaaaaaatttccgaaataatgaaaaaaatgactcatacaattatattattaaatattgaatatGTGAGTCTTGGCATTCTCTTTTATAGATATAAATTAGGCTTAGATTCATTTATCTTAGaatacaaatttattaattaaatttactgACAATTATCTTAACTATGTTCtaaacatttaattattataaaaaaaaacttcatagatatataacatttaaaatagtCCATGCTAATGAAGAAAAAGATCAagtaatatatgaaaattattgcATGTATTAAAGTGTAATGTGATTAACTCCATGTCATATTGTCATTCCCTTCAGATATGTGAAATTATAagagaaatatgaatatttaatacaaacaataaataagaaaaatagggaaaaagagtaacttcaaaaaataaaaaaagaataatttaaaagtaCGAGTAGCTgagatttgaaaaataataatataaaatgaaaattttaaaattgagaatgATTAATATGATAATCTTATCCTAAAAGgacaatttaaaatcattacTGATTTgagagttttttaaaattatataaaagagtGATAAATGGTTATAAATTCACGTATTACTATGATATAAAGAGattacaatataaatatatcCTTGATATTCATAATAATGAGGTCTTTAAGAGTTACTTTTGCTTAATCCAATCCCACCGACACAAGTGGTCAAATCTATCATCTTCATCATTTAACTccttatgaatattttaaaatgggtatacaaaaaattcaattcatcattatatatcttaaaattaactaaacattttcaagatattaataattaataaaaatgaataaaatatgtaacTTTACTAGTGAAGGACGTAAACTGCAAAAAAGGAGAAGAGGCTGAATACATTGACCCCAAATTGGAGGACGAATTTTAAACTAGTTCTTGCAATGTTTTTAATTCTGGCCCACAAGAGTTTGGTAGGATGTCAAAGGTGATACTGCATGCGTAGTAGCCAACTTGATGTGTAAGGGATCAATGAGTGCTCAAATTAAACCCTAAAAAATCTACATTACTACTGTATGTCAAAAgcaaacaatatatattttaagtcaAATAGGTAAAgtctatatataattaaaacgtCAGATATATCTTGCATGGTTTTGGATCTACAATGCTTCGTGTACTAATTCATAATCCATATTAACCAATGATTAGTTTTCATCAATAAAGAATAGTCTTCTTTACAAAGGAGTACGAGCTTAATAACGACATGCAGTAAAAAATGGAAATAATtggaaacaaaatagaaaacgaTTCAGATCACCTGGCTCAGGCTGCTTTTCATTTTTAAGTAAGAGGGTGGTTTCAATATTAGCTTGTAATTTTttcgttatatatatatgtgtgtgtgtgtggtccttttatttaaataattaattaaatcaatgtGCCATGGTATTAGGTAAGGAAAAGGAATTGCTCCAGCATAACCATTTTGTTTGCCAGCGTCCGAGTGTTATGCTCGAATATTATATAGGTAAATGACCcatttgaataattattaacATATGGGTCATTTTATGAATAACAAACAccatataaataaagaaaatttaaattcatgttgCGTAGTTTCTCTTCTAAAGATTCACCAAATGGAACTGTGTGGATCGATCATATCACATGCATGTTTTTACTTTTGACCTTGACATGcaaatgactataaatttttttttttttgttttggttatcGTTTATCAGACTTATATATGATATGTAACTGTTATAGCTAGCCTATGAAAATCATATAAACTCGGTAAATTTCTATGAAATGCTGAAATATCGATCGGACCTCTAACTAATTAggtcaaatatatattatatgatataaaattcaaatgctcCAACACATGCAAGGAAAGTTGCTGGCTGCTCTGCATTTTCATGATTGCATGTCTAGGGAGAGTCATAATTTCCAGCTTGGCACCTTGAAATTAATATCGAGCATATCTACTTCAAACAGCTTATTGTTGGTCTGTCACTCTCTCAACAGTCTTATATTTGTCATGTATACATGACAAATATATAGAGGATAAAtagaaggagggaagaaactcATGTTTGAATTGTCGTTACGGTAACTTGAACTTATATTTTGAGAAGTAAAACCATCAAATATTTAACTTGAACTTATATTTTGGACTGCCATAAGTGTATCGCAAAAATAAACATGTACAAATTAGTGCGTTTGGTGAAAATATTAGGTGGTCTTTGATCATTAATTACTTTATAGTTCTCATCAAATTCTATATGAtacataatcaagttttattaatttttttattattaattaaaaaacttaaatatttgtCACATTAAAAATTGGTTAAAATTATGAATAGGTGGTGATCGAGAATCCCTAATAATTTTCGTGTTTGGTTGTATGGTAATAAAAAAGTTGAGATGAATAAGAATGTGTACAAcatctttttattctctttgcaAAACAACGTAAAAATgttattctaaattttttttccataaaaaataaatcaatcttCTTTATACGTGACAATCCTTCGTTTTCCAaaaggaaaacattttttttaagtaattgaatgtttaaaaaataattgttctttaacataaaatttgatcatatcttttttttatactttttttctatttctttctttcatatttttttcttagttttattaaactaaacatccttattttcattatatttctcactcatttgattttaataaagataaataataacaaGTATGTTATTAACTCTGGTTCTAGAATAAAATacacttatttatttcttaattattaaaagaccacaaacaatattaattaaagaattaaaaatatttttcttacatttatatatagagagagagagaaaaaaaaggagaccGAATTTGATAAAATGCTAACAATGTAACTAT comes from the Glycine soja cultivar W05 chromosome 6, ASM419377v2, whole genome shotgun sequence genome and includes:
- the LOC114417289 gene encoding peroxidase 3-like — protein: MGSQSYFKALIICLIALIGSTQAQLQLGFYAKSCPKAEQIILKYVVEHIHNAPSLAAALIRLHFHDCFVNGCDGSVLVDSTPGNQAEKDAIPNLTLRGFGFIEAIKRLVEAECPGVVSCADILALTARDSIHATGGPYWNVPTGRRDGFISRAADPLRSLPAPFHNLTTQLTLFGNVGLDANDLVLLVGAHTIGIAHCSSISTRLYNFTGKGDTDPTIDSGYAKNLKTFKCKNINDNSLIEMDPGSRDTFDLGYYKQVVKRRGLFQSDAELLTSPITRSIIASQLQSTQGFFAEFAKSMEKMGRINVKLGAEGEIRKHCARVNN